TGTGCTCGACTTCATTGGGGTATTTCGGGGCGTGTGCGTATACCCGGGCCATGCGCTCACCTTCTGGAGTGCCGTGGACACCAGACTGAGCGGCGTGGATATCGTAGTTCATACCATAGAGAAGACCAACAGTGATCATAGCCGGGACACGTTTGGCCAGCCGCAACATGTTCCTCCATTCATAGATCTCACCAGCGCCCATCGGATTATCCCGCAAGGTACGCATCGCCCAACCGAGGGGGCCACGCTTCTTCATGAGTCTTGCATGGAACCGTGCCTCTCCCTGGGCGACGAGCTCCTGGTAAGTGGCCTGGGTTTCGGCCATGACCAGggccttttccttcgtttGGGTTTGGTCCTTACCAGGCTCTCCAGTCGTGGAGCCAGCAGTGGAGGGGACAGATGCCATGTCATCGTGGTCGTCCTGGACGACGGCGTAGTCGGGAACCTTTGCTTGTTCTCCCACGTTCGGAGACGCGCggttgagaaggagggggCCCATGATGAACATCCACCACTTCACGTCCTGGTCTTTCTTGATCACACGTGCATGCACAAACGGAACGAAAAAGATTGCCGATAGCAGGGcgacaccaccaccacaacccaATGTCACGGCCGCAATATACCAACCAGGCTTCTTGCTCAGACCCAAGCTGGGAGAGCCCTTGTACACAATGGAAAGGGTACAGATGGTTGCGGCCACGAGGAACCAGAAGGGGGAGGTATAAACCGCCCAGGGGACAGGGTTCTTACGCATGTGGACAATGACTTTGATCAACATGTAGATAATGGCACCGAACGCACCAGAGATGACGGGTGCCATTCCCAGACCGGCAAAAATGGCACCGAGACCCTTTCCATGATTCCAGCCCCATTGAACCTTGGATGCGCCAGCGGtagcaacaccaacaccagcaaCAGCGGAAACGAGAGAGTAGGTGGAGGAGACGTGAGTGGAGTGTTTGGTACACCACATGACCCAGGAGGAGGCGGCAGCGAGGGCACAGGCGAATGCCATCAATTGAACCCCAGCGTCATCTCGGAAGGCGGACACAGGAATAATTCCGTTCTTGATGGTATCGGCGGTACGGGCGCCGACACAGACGGCTCCGAGGAACTCGAAGATTGTACCGAAGATCATGGCCTGTCGGTAGGAAATGGAACGCGACGACACACTAGTCGCCCAAGAGTTTGCGACATCGTCTGAATAGAAGGGTTAGTAATGTCTGTGACACCTTTCTGCCGATCAATGAGATGGCGACTCACTTGCACCGTTATTGTAGGCGTCCAACAAGGCAAAGATTGTGCCGATGGCAAACACGTAGGTATACTCGTCGAGCACAGCCATGTTGACCGAGAGAGTTAACCGGGTTAACTGATGCTCGTCAAatgaaagaggatgagatgTGcgtagagaagaaaagagaaagaagggggACAAAGATGACCGGAGACAAGGTTTTATGTAGGTGACCGTCCGTGTAGGGTTGTATATGAAAAGTGGGACGGCGTCCAACGGAGGCGTTCACCACCCAGTGGCAACCTTTGGCGCTAGTCTACTTAGCTGTACGGTCAAGCCCCGACGGTGGAAAGTTTCGATACGATGGGGGCTTCTTGTCTGAATCCAAGAATTCTAGGCACTGGGAAGAGTGGTCGGCACCCACGTGGCCCCTGACTTGGATATGCAACCCTGGATGAAGGaaaaaacaagaaatcgAACTCGATATTTCTCTAAgggatggagatgaaaggaaaagaggggaatTGATG
This Aspergillus flavus chromosome 1, complete sequence DNA region includes the following protein-coding sequences:
- a CDS encoding putative sodium/phosphate symporter yields the protein MAVLDEYTYVFAIGTIFALLDAYNNGANDVANSWATSVSSRSISYRQAMIFGTIFEFLGAVCVGARTADTIKNGIIPVSAFRDDAGVQLMAFACALAAASSWVMWCTKHSTHVSSTYSLVSAVAGVGVATAGASKVQWGWNHGKGLGAIFAGLGMAPVISGAFGAIIYMLIKVIVHMRKNPVPWAVYTSPFWFLVAATICTLSIVYKGSPSLGLSKKPGWYIAAVTLGCGGGVALLSAIFFVPFVHARVIKKDQDVKWWMFIMGPLLLNRASPNVGEQAKVPDYAVVQDDHDDMASVPSTAGSTTGEPGKDQTQTKEKALVMAETQATYQELVAQGEARFHARLMKKRGPLGWAMRTLRDNPMGAGEIYEWRNMLRLAKRVPAMITVGLLYGMNYDIHAAQSGVHGTPEGERMARVYAHAPKYPNEVEHTYSFVQILTACTASFAHGANDIGNSVGPWAVMYSAWKTGDAQQSKAPVPVWQLAVLALTISAGLITYGYNIMKVMGNKITYHSPSRGCCMELGAALTVLVFSQYSLPVSTSMCITGATVGVGLCNGTWRAVNWQRVLLLMIGWVMTIPIAGTLGGCLMGLFLNAPHFSS